A region of the Leishmania major strain Friedlin complete genome, chromosome 4 genome:
GGAACAGCGAGGGAATGATGGACACCAGGTTCAGCGGTATGGTGATGTTGACCTCGAACaacacggcggccgcgttcGAGACCCAGCCCAGCAGCCGCCGGCCCTCGACGATTGAGTTGATAATGGTGCTGAAGGTGAAGCACAGCATGGTGGCGAGGAAGATCTGTCCGTTAGAGCTCTGGTCCCAAAAACTGCTGACTTCCTCCATGACGAAGAGCAGGCCTCCGATCGGGGCACCAAAGGCGACGGACACGCCGCACGCCGCACCAGCTGTTATGAAGTCGCGGCGATCCTTGTTGTTGCGGAACGCCTGGAACATCGATGTTTGAAATCCAAGAGTGCGACTGCGGCCCTGCGTCACGCCGGCCCCAGTGATAGCGCCGAGGTGGATGAGGGGCGCCTCCAGCCCCACGGGCAGCCCAcccgcgacggcgcagatgcACGAGATGGCTTTCGCGATAAAAGTGCGCAGGTTCATGGCTTTGCGGAGGTGGACGCCGTTGAGGTACGCCATCACATCAGGGATGCCACCGCCCGACGCGGCGGGCTCGAAGTACACCACGACGCCAGCGGCGATCGCCACAAGCACGACGGAACCGACTACCGTGTATAAGAGCCCCTGAAGGTTGCCGACGGACCGGTGCCGTTGGCTTGTCATGATGCGGTACAGCACCTCGGCGCGGTACTTCTCGAGGATGTCGACGGCGTACGACACGACTGTGGCGACGACACCAACGGAGAGGGCGATCACGACGTGCAACAGCCAGCGCAGCGTGACATGGCGCTCCGCCGTGTCCATCTGGAGCCGAGCAAAGCTCTCGGCCATGCTGCCAAGGGGATAGCTAACGCTGTAGCGCGTGCGCCCCGCACTCCCGCTGTCCGCCTCGTGTGAAATGCCGCCGCTCATCTCTGTCatcggcgacgcggctgccgcgtcgccctGCGTATATTGGTACCGTCGGCCCTCTTGGCTCTCTCGCAGATATTCGACGTACATATCCGGGTAGGGCTTGTAGTAGTCTAGGCTCTCGAAGCTCGCCtgcttctccagctccgctGGCGTCAGATACTCCGTGTGCATCGTGTTCGGGTTCGCCGTCTCGCACAGCGCACGCCAGAACCACTCCAGCCAGCTCTGGCGGtagtgcggcggcggccccacCACCGTGCCCTCAAAGTCGTCCGGCGACAGCTGCATGGCAGCCAGCGTTGCCTGGCGACGCCACGCGTGGTGCTTTCAGTGCCTACTTACGTGCCGGCGCGTCCAACACAGAGCGGGCGGAGACACTCTCACGCACGCAATCAATCACAAGCTCGAGCTGACACGGTAAATACGTGCGTCCGTGTaggcgtgcacgcacgcctgGCGTCTGCACGATGGTTGATGAGCAAGCAAGCGGCAGGGATGCGCTGACAAGAGAACACTGGCGTCTGCTCAAGGACGCGCGTTGACTAAtaggaaagggggggggagagagaagaatggaggagggaggagtgcgtgtgcgtgttccGATAAAGCAGCCAGACTACACCGAGggatgagggagagagacaagaaTGGCAaatggaggggggggaggaagggggcgtGCAAGGAGCGGGCTTTACAAAGAAAAGGCGGTAAGGTGTGcaggagggaagggaagggggagcgGGGGAGGTGGGGAGCGATAAAGAGGTCGCGCTCAACACGACACGGAGCCGAAggcgagcacacacagacacagacaggcaGAATGGTAGGTGAATGAAGTCGGGGCAAGAGAGAGTGTcggccgcagccgccagcaAGAGCACAGCAGGCGGTCTGGAATGGAGTGAGGGATGCTTTTAGCTCGTACGGAAGCGTTGATGGACAAAACCatgcgcgtgcatgtgtcgGGTGGATGGAGAAGTAAgtgtgagagggagagagggaggtgggggcgtgtatgcggcagcggtggtggtggtccaACGGTTCCTGACGAAGATGTACGCGGTGGGTGATCATTGTAGAGCACACCATCAGAGTCCAACGAGGAGCACGAGGGACAGAGACGGGAGAAAGAGGCGAGAGACGCGTGAAGGGGCTGCCCAGTACAACTCCACATGCACGACAGAGGCGAGGGGCCGACACTGCCCAGAAGTGCACGCACCCGTTACGCGTCTCGTTCTCCCACCGCGGCTTTGTGCCGCGGGTGCACGGCTGATCTCCAGGCGCGGGGCGCTTCGCCAcacgccctctctcgccagtCGCAGTGATCCGCGTCGCAGTCGTGGCACAAGTCAGGATCTCACTTATGGAGGTCGACACCCGCCCTCGttggcgcgcacacacacagacgtgcaACGTGTGATTCAGCGttgcccttctcttcttACCCAGTCGATCTCCATCAACACACAGCAGCATGCATACCGCAGCCACCAGTTGCTGCAACGACGGCACAGCGCTGGCAATGGCAAGCTCCGCTTATCGCCCGCTTCAGTCTTAACGGATGCCATAACCGCAaccatacacacacacgcacaaactcacacaaacacgcacgcgcgcagaagaaaagaggggTGATGGGGCAGAAgcccggggggggggcgaagcAGATCGCTTTAGCACGAGCAGGCCGTGGCAGTGGAAGGAAGGAGTGAAGGAGGGCgcgggagggaggcaggcaggcagcgaaagagagagagaggtagggggtggggagaaggCGTGCTCGTCGTCCTTCAGTGCCCATACGTGCCTCTCCGcttcactctctctctctctctctcggctcCGCACTTCTCCTATTTTTTGCGCTTGCGAATGACGTAGCGATCCACCGCGGCCTTCCCGCCCTTGTCGTTGAGGCGCGAGAAGGTGTCTGCCGTCATCGCACGCTTTACCTCGGCACGCTTCGGGAAGTACGGCCTTGCCTTTCTGCCGGCCTTCACagccaccacctccttccGCAGAAGCTCCTTCTTCACGCTGGATCGCCGATCCTTGACGGAGGCATCGCGCGTCTTGGACACGTACAGCTGCGAAGCgcgctgaagctgctcaAGTTCCGCGTAGAGCCGCTGTGGCGGTGTCAGCTTCATCTCCCGCAGCTCGCGCTGATGGTCCTCGCCGAAGACCTCCTGCTCGTAGTCGGACAAGTCGTACTCGTCGAGGTCCTCGCcggcctcctccagctcgcaGCGGCGAATGACGCACCTGAGGCACTGGATGCGGAagcgccgctccgcctcttcctttgcctccgcctcgcgcaggaAGCCGTAATTCTGCTCGAACATGCGTCTATCCGCGCGTCCGAACATCGGGTCAAAACGTGGGTcagcacgccgctgcgccaccgcgcacgtGGCAGACGATGCGGCCTTGACGCTGCGGCCGGCTCCacgcgacgacgtcgtccGACGCGGCCGCTTATGTGCGTCATGCACCGGTGGAGGGCCGTCGTCGCTCATGAGGGACGATGGGCTGTCGAGGTGCCGCTAAAGAGATGCAagcgacgacgaggcacagagggaaaaggaggggagggagagcggatTAATGGTTGTTTTCCGCGCAATgccgcacgcgtgtgcgtgtgcggacGCCGTTTCTTCTTGCGCCTTCGTGGCAGTGACGCACtcgccggcgcgcacacgcacaaacacacacggaAGCCCGGTGGATGAGGCAGAGAGATCGGTGCGTGCGACCTTGTCTGCATATGCGGGGCATGTGGAGGAAGACATGAGCGAgccctccgctgctgccgctgccaccgcgaccgcgcgtcgctgctgcccacaTCGGCACCACCGCTTGCTCTGGCATGAAGGCGGTATCGCCGACGTTGAGTATCGTGGCGCTAGGACCGTgaggggcgaggggagggTATCGCATTCCTTGGTTTGTTGTGTTTGCCTCGGCACTCCGGTTAGGTATCAGAGAAGAAGGAATATCGCATGCGCATAGGCGCACCGTCGCGCACGTCACGGAATGCCCTCAGACCGTCGAGTCAACAACATCGTCAtgagagcggcagcggcgtcacgTCATGCAaacacatatacacacatatatatatatatacatacaccATATACATGCAGAAGCGGCGTCACGGTGAGCGAGGGTGGGAGACACGGACAACATACTTCTAGGAGAAGAGCGGAAAGGGGGCGCGAGAGACACccactgcacacgcacgcacgaaaccacacacacacacacactctgtgtgtgtgtgtgcgtgtgcgtgtgcgtaaGAGAAGAACAGATATAGGTAAACAGAAAAGAACaaaggaaggggaaggggaagggggggcggtggtggtggtggtggtggtggtggtggatgcaGCATGCAGACATCAACGgcacagatacacacacacacacacacacacacacgtacacacacacacacacacacacacacacacaccgagctgctgcacaagcGAGAGCATGCGAAGCGTAGCGAGAGAGGATGGTGCGGGGGAGTGGTGGCAGCCTACGCTCCCAGACGGAGGAGAGGCACGAGGGGATGGGACCTCTGCCCGCCCTGCTCTCTCCATAGCAGGCCTGCTCTTTACCGAAGGCCGTCTCGAATGTTTTTGTGACGACGGCCTGCGCAGACTGTCGCTTCAGTGCCCTTTCGCCCTTGCGGTGCATGAGGCGAGTttcctgcagcggcggtttCGCGGCGTAGACGCTGACGAAGGCGAAGACATCGGCCACACCACCCTGGAAGCTACTTTCGTCCTCATACGCATTCACGCATGGCCGGGGGGCGCGCTATGCCCTCGAGGCCTCGCTCACTCACGAGCTTCAGACGTTGGGCTCACGGTGTGACTTGGAGCCcgtcggcgcggcggaggtcTTGGTCTTCGCGTTGCTCCTGGTGCCTGGGGAAGTccctcgcaccgccgcgctcgaTGTGCGGCCGCCGTTGCGCCGATGGGGCTCCTCCTCCGGTGCCTCCTCGAACTCGGGCATACCTGCCACCATGCTGACCAGCAGTATCAACGCACCAAGCGCAATggccacggcgccggcgatgaTCTCGACCGTCCTGGTGCCGAGCAGCAGGACGCCGAACAGGATGTAGAAGACGCCACGTGGGCGGTAGTAGAGAAGAACGTGGAAGTATTTCATCCAAACAAACAGGACTCCGTTGAGCGATGAGAactgcagcacctctgcggagagggcgagcagGCTGAAGATGAGGCAGTATACACCCAAGAACCCCACGTTTACGGTGATGGCGGAGTGCAGAAAGCCCAGGATGACGCAAATAAAGGCGagcacgacgacgatgatCGACATGATGAGAAAAACGACTGGCCAGCTGCGATGGCAGCACGACTGCCGTGACGGCGCCCGCAACTCTCCATTGTGAGTCCCGCTCAtgttgcgcgcgcgcggtgAGGTAGTGACAaggagagtgagagagaaaggtgaagtgcgtgtgtgtgtgtgtgagggcaCGACAGGAGTGTAATTTAAGCAGCttcctttcgtttttcttgGTTCCCGCTTCGATCGATTTCTTTGGACGAACGCGAGAGGTCAAAGCACGCTGATAGCGGAGTTCGCGGTATATACCCTATACCCTCGCTcttggggtggtggtggtggtggtggtggctgctggCCTATGGCAGAAGTGATGGTAAGCactggggagggggaggggcttgCGTAAACGGATGGGATGGGCTGTAAGCGGCAGGAGAGCATCAGAAGATGAGTGAGGCGGTGggccgcagcgtcggcggcggcgagagagcgaggagcgAAGGGGGCAGAGATTGCaggggaggagagatggtggtggtggtggtgacgatAGGGAGGACAGCCCAGAGGCAacagtgcacacacacacacacacacacacacacacatacacacgtgtgtgttcAAGCTGGCATTCTTTTCCTCTCTGTGGTTCACGTGTACATCGCATGACCACATGCTCaccggcgatgcgctgcggcgccgacgcccgAACAACAGCGAACGCGCCCGACACACAAAGACGGAGTTGATGCGCTTGTTCTTGTTTTTCCCCGCCTGATCTCTGCACCCGCGGGCATTGGGGCGGTGATGATGGAAGTGCCGCTTGCGACctcgagagagagcgcgtgAAAGGACGgcgatgcgcgtgcgctgagGTAGTTCCTGGAGCAGGAGTGCTCTACTCGGAATGGAGAAGAGGTGAGAGAAACGATGGATAGCAACAAGCAATAAGTGGGAGGCGACGTCGCTGCCCTCTcagcggcgtgcgcgtgcgcgtgtgcttgccGCGACAagctcccctctcccccaaaGGAGGGCAGCAAGATAAGTAATAAAAGTGAGAACACCGAACACGAACGCGCGTGCCCCTCGCAGCTTGACAGAATCCACAGAGATACACAAACCAACGCAGAAAACGAAGGAGAGTTGCCCTTGTGCGTCAACACCTGCATGCATCGTCTCTCATCGCGCCACGTCCTTTCCTTCCCTTTCCtcgtacgcacacacagacagctAAGGTCGACGATGCAATGGGCTTCAAATCCACCCGATGCGCCTGAGCGAACatgaagggaagggagaggcagagggcaGTAGGACACGTGCCTGCACCGGACAACGCGTGCCATAGGAGTGAGAGAGagtgcgcacatgcgcacatggCACATGATAATGCAAAGAATGCATCGCATCCAGCCGTACCAGCGtctgggggtggggggatggttgagggaggaagaacggtgaggaggaggggatggCGCACGTCGTTGATCGCCCGTCCGGCTTCAGACCTTTTCTACATCTTTCACTTGCCCTTTTGCccacgcgcgcctgcgcatccctctctcctgctccaacgcctcctcttccgccgtTGTCGCCTGCATCACATGCCCgccctttctcttcttgcCCGGCACTCAGCactcagcacacacacacacacatctacACATACAAGTATATAATACGTGCGCACCTCCACACATGTACACATCTGCGCACCTCGCTACAGATTAGTGATGCTAGCGGTGCCCGTGCACCGTGACGTTGAGAGAAGGTGAGCCGCCATGCGCCAGGGCATAGCCGACGACCGCTCTACCCTCGGCCTGTCTTCAAccacgccaccaccacaacaaGAGCATGACGGATAACATTAAGGGACGAGAATGAGAACGAGCGGATCTGCACAGGCCGAAGAGGCGCAATCACggaggcgtgtgtgcatgttcgagacagagacagcagcagcagataTCGAGCctatgcatatatatgtatatattCTACACCGCGCGTAGCAGCGTAACGGGGtcaggtggtggtggtggtggtgtgtgtgtgtggggggggggcgaaagATAAGGCGGCCGAGTGAGGAGGGGCGAAGTCGAAGCACGTAGGCGCTCAGCGATGCTCATGCGCGACAGTACACTGCTCCGTCACCGCATCGAGCGCTCCCCCTTCATGTCCCGGTTTGGGCCTGTCTCGCACGCCGTCCCTTGCTGAACCGTCCGCCGACACTCACCATACAGTGACTGCAGGGCGCAAAGCCCCCCATGCCTTACATCACTCCCCATCAGCTCTGCTTCCCCAGCGTTGGGGTTGCCGCGCAggacgccgtcgcctcggCGCTGATGGCGTCCTTGGCGTCCGTTTCCGCTAGAATCTCATTGTACACTTTCtgcatgtgctgctgcattCGCCTTGGGACGTCCTTGCTGTCCTCGTGATCGTAGTCGATAGGGAAGCGGCCAACGCGTACGTGCATGTCTGTCGGCATGCCGCCAATCATCGTCCACCACGGCCATGTCTTCTCGGCACCCGCATGCACCATGTAGTAGGTTTCCATGCGGTGCTTGAAAATGGTGTGGAAGGTGCCGTAGCGGAACGTCTGCAGAACCCGCGGATTCTTATTGATGGCGCCCTCAGGGAAGAAGGCGaggttgccgccgctggcgatgTGGGCGTCGATGCCCTCCTGCACCTGCGCCTGTTTCTCCTTGTCCACCTCGAAGTTACCGTCCGCGTCCGACTTGAAGTACACGGGGAAGTGCCCGACGCGGTCGAAGACGCCGCCGAAGATCGGGATCTTGCGCAGCGACGATTTCATcatcgtgcgtgtgttgagGAGCTGCCTAAACGGTGTCAGTCCAATGAAGGCGTAGACGTCCCAGAAGGAGGCGTGGTTGCCGACGTACGCGCTGTGATGCTGACTGATGCCCTCCCACGACAGCCGCTGGCCGCTCCCATCGAGTTCAAAGCAGAGGTGCACGCGGATCTGCGGGTTAAGCCACCACACCATGCGGAAGGCCACAACCAGCGGTATAATgcacagccgctgcacgcAGTACGTCGGCACACCGAGGCGGCCAAGCTGCACAACGAGCTTCGTCAGCGCCGACACCGGCAGAATTGTCAGGATGTTGACCATCAGAAACCACGCCCGCATGAGCTTGACAGGGAcaaggcgctggcgaagcagCACGTACCATATCGCGCAGGCGATCGACACGACGAGGACAGAGTTGCTGACCATCTTTCGCCGACGTCCTCTATCGCTCTGCAcctctgcggctgcgtcgctTTCTATGACGTGGGAGAAAATGTGCTGCGTAGTTTGggcaggcagaggcagaggcagaggcagaggcagatgCGGCGAGGGAGTACTGTGCCGCCTGTCGACGGCGCGGGCCGCGCCGTCGACAGCCTGATGTTGGTGTGTGATACACatgcagacacgcacacacacacacacacacacggagagcAAGCTAGCAATGCAGGGGGGATAAAGACGGCCTTGCCACAggcacccccctccctctccccccccctatccgcgtggtgccaagcagcgGTAGGCggtgtgagggggggggcccGGGTCGGGGAGACACGCTCCAACCACGCTGGCACGTCGCCCGTCCATATGGATCgtacaagcgtgtgcacggccgccggttgctctgacctcccccTCTCACGTCCTAGGCACCCTGACCCTGCCACCACGCGAAGTGgcccggcaccggcaaggGGATAGgatgggggggagggggaggtctGCTCGGCTTCCACCCGGAGAGTGGGCGTGCACTGGCCGCTGAGGCAccacgcgctgcggtgtgcgccccctcccctcccccacccgtCGTtcgggagaggaggagggagtgAATCAAGTAGGCGGCTGGCGAGGGGATGAAGCGGATGGTTGGCCTGTCGCGTATCCAGAAATACAAGCCTACAGGGAACGCAATGGTGGGAcgcacctcctctctgtgtgtctgtgtaggTGTGGGCCTCTCTATGCATCCCTCGCATACACTCCCGATAGCAGGGCCGTGCGGGGGCTCGACGAGAACTGAGATGACGAGGGCGAGTGAAGGCACGTGGATGATCCGCAGATGGATGTGCCCCTGCTTCCACACCTTCAAGACGTGTGCAAGTTGTTTCCAGCCTTGTTTGGCGGCACCGAGCCGAGAGGaggtgaagagagagagggcaaagGCCGAGCAAGCGAGCGCATCACATGGGCAACATACATGCGCCGCGTTGGCCGTGacttcttcgccgccgcctccctgcccttccctccttctctcctcccgcTTCGATGCCACATTAGCTGCTGTCTTAGAGGGGGTGGACGTGGAGAAAGGCCGCAGGAATGTCGAGGTGCCATAGAACTGCACTCCATCCTCTCACACGGAGGCTCGACGCGGGAGGGCGACGCGGCACCCCTGcc
Encoded here:
- a CDS encoding acyltransferase-like protein, copy 1, which gives rise to MCITHQHQAVDGAARAVDRRHSTPSPHLPLPLPLPLPAQTTQHIFSHVIESDAAAEVQSDRGRRRKMVSNSVLVVSIACAIWYVLLRQRLVPVKLMRAWFLMVNILTILPVSALTKLVVQLGRLGVPTYCVQRLCIIPLVVAFRMVWWLNPQIRVHLCFELDGSGQRLSWEGISQHHSAYVGNHASFWDVYAFIGLTPFRQLLNTRTMMKSSLRKIPIFGGVFDRVGHFPVYFKSDADGNFEVDKEKQAQVQEGIDAHIASGGNLAFFPEGAINKNPRVLQTFRYGTFHTIFKHRMETYYMVHAGAEKTWPWWTMIGGMPTDMHVRVGRFPIDYDHEDSKDVPRRMQQHMQKVYNEILAETDAKDAISAEATASCAATPTLGKQS